A single genomic interval of Streptomyces sp. BA2 harbors:
- a CDS encoding nuclease-related domain-containing protein codes for MSGLRVIPAWRHGQERLYVCLTDGRSVAWYERESSRVNLLGEEHREAVLRALAPFLTGGFSIGPPPVPTPAELARLALHPDDDLAPNRPGEALLIALDRDPAPARRLRADPRQRALTAEQSIGEVLDGLEGGGWHTLHSVPLPGGARIHHLLIGPGGLFSVHTLPARKQRVRVADPMVTVGRADPRPLLREIRADADRASFALTAEIRPVLALCGATDLDVTAPPREVRIVRDREVSTVAGTGGVLKPADVEALHAMARDRRTWLRV; via the coding sequence ATGAGCGGACTGCGCGTCATACCGGCCTGGCGGCACGGACAGGAGCGGCTCTACGTCTGTCTCACGGACGGCAGAAGCGTGGCGTGGTACGAGAGGGAGTCGTCCCGCGTGAACCTGCTCGGCGAGGAGCACAGGGAAGCCGTCCTGCGCGCCCTCGCGCCCTTCCTGACCGGCGGCTTTTCGATAGGCCCGCCGCCCGTCCCCACCCCCGCGGAGCTGGCCCGCCTCGCCCTCCACCCGGACGACGACCTCGCCCCGAACCGCCCGGGCGAGGCACTCCTGATCGCCCTCGACCGTGACCCGGCCCCCGCCCGCAGGCTGCGCGCCGACCCGCGGCAGCGGGCGCTCACCGCCGAGCAGTCCATCGGTGAGGTGCTCGACGGCCTCGAAGGCGGCGGCTGGCACACCCTGCACTCGGTGCCGCTGCCGGGCGGCGCCCGCATCCACCACCTCCTGATCGGCCCCGGCGGTCTGTTCAGCGTCCACACGCTGCCCGCCCGCAAGCAGCGGGTGCGCGTCGCCGACCCGATGGTCACGGTCGGCCGCGCGGACCCGCGTCCACTCCTGAGGGAGATCCGCGCCGACGCCGACCGGGCGTCCTTCGCGCTGACCGCCGAGATCCGCCCGGTCCTGGCCCTCTGCGGGGCGACGGATCTCGACGTCACGGCCCCGCCGCGCGAGGTGCGGATCGTGCGCGACCGGGAGGTGTCGACCGTGGCGGGCACCGGCGGCGTACTGAAACCGGCCGATGTGGAGGCGCTGCACGCGATGGCCCGCGACCGGCGTACGTGGCTGCGGGTGTAA
- a CDS encoding sensor histidine kinase: protein MSHRLPRGPRLPAWTATLTWKAAVFITVMCCALAALLGALVHVSVTNQTVGQARDHALTRLDDATAAFEAGDELGPGAGVDPPGLPARLRELAVGGERGTMVGTQNSRPTMWAAGPATDRRAIAVQVDYAQGARTIDGLDRAILGSSVLAIGATLLVGAFSVTRVTRRLHQTATVARRISAGDLDARVNDPRTREPSRLQDEVAAVSGALDTMASSMQGKLQSEQRFTADVAHELRTPLTGLHAAAELLPPGRPTELVRDRVAALRTLTEDLLEISRLDAKSERVDLDDHHLAPLAERAVRGSGVDAELVLVRDVCVETDRRRLERVLGNLIANADKHGRAPVVVTVDGPVVSVRDHGDGYPDYLVEHGPQRFRTEGTTRGHGLGLTIALGQTAVLGAQLTFTNAADGGAVATLTLPYEECAGNGARGADGTV, encoded by the coding sequence ATGAGCCACAGGCTGCCGCGCGGACCGCGGCTTCCCGCCTGGACGGCGACGCTGACCTGGAAGGCCGCGGTCTTCATCACCGTCATGTGCTGCGCGCTCGCCGCGCTGCTCGGCGCGCTCGTGCACGTCTCGGTGACCAACCAGACCGTGGGCCAAGCCCGCGACCACGCCCTCACCCGCCTCGACGACGCCACCGCGGCGTTCGAGGCTGGCGACGAGCTCGGCCCCGGCGCGGGGGTCGATCCGCCGGGCCTTCCCGCTCGGCTGCGGGAGCTCGCGGTGGGCGGGGAGCGCGGGACGATGGTCGGCACGCAGAACTCCCGGCCGACGATGTGGGCCGCGGGGCCCGCGACGGACCGGCGCGCCATCGCCGTCCAGGTCGACTACGCCCAGGGCGCCCGCACGATCGACGGCCTCGACCGGGCGATCCTCGGCTCCTCGGTGCTCGCGATCGGGGCGACGCTCCTGGTCGGGGCGTTCTCCGTGACGCGCGTGACGCGGCGTCTGCACCAGACGGCGACGGTGGCCCGCCGGATCAGCGCGGGTGACCTCGACGCCCGCGTGAACGACCCGCGCACCCGCGAGCCCTCGCGCCTCCAGGACGAGGTGGCGGCGGTCTCCGGAGCGCTCGACACGATGGCGTCCTCGATGCAGGGCAAGCTCCAGAGCGAGCAGCGGTTCACCGCGGACGTGGCGCACGAGCTGCGTACTCCGCTGACCGGTCTGCACGCGGCGGCCGAGCTGCTGCCGCCGGGCCGCCCCACGGAGCTGGTGCGCGACCGGGTCGCCGCGCTGCGGACCCTCACCGAGGACCTCCTGGAGATCTCCCGGCTCGACGCGAAGAGCGAGCGGGTCGATCTGGACGACCACCATCTCGCCCCACTGGCCGAGCGCGCCGTGCGGGGTTCGGGAGTCGATGCCGAGCTGGTCCTCGTACGCGATGTCTGCGTGGAGACCGACCGGCGGCGCCTGGAGCGGGTCCTTGGGAATCTCATCGCCAACGCGGACAAGCACGGGCGGGCGCCCGTCGTGGTGACCGTCGACGGGCCCGTGGTCTCGGTGCGCGACCACGGCGACGGATACCCCGACTACCTGGTGGAACACGGGCCGCAGCGGTTCCGCACCGAGGGGACGACCAGGGGCCACGGGCTCGGTCTGACGATCGCGTTGGGCCAGACGGCGGTCCTCGGAGCGCAGCTCACGTTCACGAACGCGGCCGACGGAGGCGCCGTGGCGACGCTGACGCTGCCGTACGAGGAGTGCGCGGGGAACGGTGCCAGAGGCGCCGACGGGACGGTCTGA
- a CDS encoding nuclear transport factor 2 family protein encodes MTVLPETGYVATDEDRASLAAWFAEYDAHSAKRDVERMADLAVFPLNLVSDDSAGDGRSAQWDREQFVATMTHVMGDGSEDITFESTRTPVFLSPAMAVVFTDSVMTANGETQQLRYADILLKRGGAWAFQTMIQGGWGDNL; translated from the coding sequence ATGACCGTACTGCCCGAGACCGGATACGTCGCGACCGATGAGGACCGCGCGAGCCTTGCCGCCTGGTTCGCCGAGTACGACGCACACAGCGCCAAGCGCGATGTGGAGCGCATGGCCGACCTGGCCGTCTTCCCGCTCAACCTGGTCAGCGACGACTCCGCGGGCGACGGTCGCTCCGCGCAGTGGGACCGGGAACAGTTCGTCGCGACCATGACGCACGTGATGGGGGACGGGAGCGAGGACATCACCTTCGAGTCCACGCGCACGCCCGTCTTCCTCTCCCCCGCCATGGCCGTGGTCTTCACCGACTCGGTGATGACCGCGAACGGCGAGACGCAGCAGCTGCGGTACGCCGACATCCTGCTGAAGCGGGGCGGGGCCTGGGCGTTCCAGACCATGATCCAGGGAGGCTGGGGCGACAACCTCTGA
- a CDS encoding class F sortase, producing the protein MSTPTDEAPVPAPTPVKRRHTTRIAAAATLTAALGIGLIACGQGSGGDPAPDVKVNNATASPAAEPNAPMKKSRPTGLRIPAAGVDAKSMLDLGVGADDALEVPPVDKADEPGWWTGGVTPGEKGAAVLVAHYDTAKGPALMKNVAKVRMGDEIEVPRADGSTATFKVREIEQVDKKNFPTNKVYGATDRPELRLLTCGGPIEEGHRTDNIILYADLAP; encoded by the coding sequence GTGAGCACCCCCACCGACGAAGCCCCCGTCCCCGCACCCACCCCCGTAAAGCGCCGCCACACCACCCGCATAGCAGCCGCCGCCACGCTCACCGCCGCCCTCGGCATCGGCCTCATCGCCTGCGGTCAGGGCTCCGGCGGCGACCCCGCGCCCGACGTCAAGGTCAACAACGCCACGGCCTCCCCGGCGGCCGAGCCGAACGCCCCGATGAAGAAGTCCCGCCCCACGGGCCTGCGCATCCCGGCGGCCGGTGTCGACGCGAAGTCGATGCTGGACCTCGGCGTGGGCGCGGACGACGCGCTCGAAGTGCCGCCCGTGGACAAGGCGGACGAGCCGGGCTGGTGGACCGGGGGCGTCACCCCAGGCGAGAAGGGGGCGGCCGTCCTGGTCGCGCACTACGACACCGCGAAGGGGCCCGCGCTGATGAAGAACGTGGCGAAGGTGAGAATGGGGGACGAGATCGAGGTGCCGCGAGCGGACGGGAGTACCGCGACGTTCAAGGTGCGCGAGATTGAACAGGTGGACAAAAAGAACTTCCCCACCAATAAGGTGTATGGGGCGACCGACCGGCCCGAGCTGCGCCTGCTGACCTGTGGCGGACCGATCGAGGAAGGTCACCGCACCGACAACATCATTCTCTACGCCGACCTCGCGCCGTAG
- a CDS encoding SH3 domain-containing protein: MSLRPTSATTRLGILAAGGALAALTLTGPAFAAGDTDANGHPRVYKGRVTAKHGLLLRTSPHRGAKVIRSVPYGKVVSIYCKTTGDHVSGNNRWYLLTNGTWAWGAAHYIANIGPAPRWC, encoded by the coding sequence ATGTCCCTTCGGCCCACCTCCGCCACCACCCGGCTCGGCATACTGGCCGCCGGCGGCGCGCTCGCCGCCCTCACCCTCACCGGCCCGGCCTTCGCCGCCGGCGACACCGACGCCAACGGCCACCCCCGCGTCTACAAGGGCCGCGTCACCGCCAAGCACGGACTGCTGCTGCGCACCTCCCCCCACCGGGGCGCCAAGGTGATCCGCAGCGTTCCGTACGGAAAGGTCGTCTCCATCTACTGCAAGACGACCGGCGACCACGTGTCCGGCAACAACCGGTGGTACCTGCTCACCAACGGCACCTGGGCATGGGGCGCCGCGCACTACATCGCCAACATCGGGCCCGCCCCGCGCTGGTGCTGA
- a CDS encoding type B 50S ribosomal protein L31 — protein MTQDKDSNYRPVVFRDRSAGYAFLTRSTAESDQTIEWDDGETYPLVEVEISSESHPFYTGRARVVDSEGQVAKFERRYGDQAPPATPEG, from the coding sequence ATGACCCAGGACAAGGACAGCAACTACCGGCCCGTCGTCTTCCGGGACCGCTCGGCGGGCTACGCCTTCCTCACCCGCTCCACCGCGGAGAGCGACCAGACCATCGAGTGGGACGACGGCGAGACGTACCCCCTGGTGGAGGTGGAGATCTCCTCCGAGAGCCACCCCTTCTACACGGGCCGCGCCCGCGTCGTGGACTCCGAGGGCCAGGTCGCCAAGTTCGAGCGCCGCTACGGCGATCAGGCACCCCCGGCCACACCGGAGGGATGA
- the lysA gene encoding diaminopimelate decarboxylase, producing the protein MSRSAHPAGPRHADVVPEGHYTAPAADLNSLDPKVWAQTVGRNADGVVTVGGIEVTRLAEEFGTPAYFLDEADFRARCHAWRGAFGSDADVFYAGKAFLSRAIVRWLHEEGLNLDVCSGGELATALAAGMPADRIAFHGNNKTEGEIERAIEAGVGRIVLDSFQEIVRVAHIADRLGVRQRVQIRVTVGVEAHTHEFIATAHEDQKFGIALAGGQAAEAVRRALQLDGLELIGVHSHIGSQIFDMAGFEVSARRVVQLLAEIRDEHGVELPEIDLGGGLGIAYTSEDDPREPHEIAKALGEIVTRECEAANLRTPRISVEPGRAIVGPTAFTLYEVGTVKPLEGLRTYVSVDGGMSDNIRTALYDAEYSVALVSRESDAEPMLVRVVGKHCESGDIVVKDAFLPADVASGDLIAVPATGAYCRSMASNYNHALRPPVVAVRDGEARVIVRRETEEDLLRLDVG; encoded by the coding sequence ATGAGCCGTTCCGCACACCCCGCCGGGCCCCGCCACGCCGACGTAGTCCCCGAAGGGCACTACACCGCCCCGGCCGCCGACCTGAACTCCCTCGACCCGAAGGTCTGGGCGCAGACCGTCGGGCGTAACGCCGATGGTGTCGTCACCGTCGGCGGGATCGAGGTGACCCGGCTCGCCGAGGAGTTCGGTACCCCCGCCTACTTCCTCGACGAGGCCGACTTCCGTGCCCGCTGCCACGCCTGGCGCGGCGCCTTCGGCTCGGATGCCGACGTCTTCTACGCCGGGAAGGCCTTCCTCTCGCGGGCGATCGTGAGGTGGTTGCACGAAGAGGGGCTCAACCTCGACGTGTGCAGCGGTGGTGAGCTCGCTACCGCTCTCGCCGCCGGCATGCCCGCCGACCGCATCGCCTTCCACGGCAACAACAAGACCGAGGGAGAGATCGAGCGGGCCATCGAAGCCGGCGTGGGACGCATCGTGCTCGACTCCTTCCAGGAGATCGTGCGCGTCGCTCACATCGCCGACCGGCTCGGCGTCCGTCAGCGTGTGCAGATCCGCGTGACCGTCGGCGTCGAGGCCCACACCCACGAGTTCATCGCCACCGCCCACGAGGACCAGAAGTTCGGCATCGCCCTCGCCGGGGGACAGGCCGCCGAGGCCGTGCGACGGGCTCTTCAGCTCGACGGCCTCGAGCTCATCGGCGTGCACTCGCACATCGGGTCGCAGATCTTCGACATGGCGGGCTTTGAAGTCTCCGCCCGCCGCGTCGTTCAGCTGCTCGCCGAGATTCGTGATGAGCACGGCGTCGAGCTTCCCGAGATCGACCTCGGCGGCGGGCTCGGCATCGCCTACACCTCCGAGGACGACCCCCGCGAGCCGCACGAGATCGCCAAGGCGCTCGGCGAGATCGTCACGCGTGAGTGCGAGGCCGCCAATCTGCGGACTCCCCGTATCTCCGTCGAGCCCGGCCGCGCCATCGTCGGACCCACCGCCTTCACCCTCTACGAAGTCGGTACGGTCAAGCCGCTCGAAGGACTGCGTACGTACGTCTCCGTCGACGGCGGCATGTCCGACAACATCCGTACGGCCCTCTACGACGCCGAGTACAGCGTCGCGCTCGTCTCGCGTGAGTCCGACGCGGAGCCCATGCTCGTCCGCGTCGTCGGCAAGCACTGCGAGAGCGGGGACATCGTGGTGAAGGACGCGTTCCTGCCCGCCGACGTCGCTTCCGGCGATCTGATCGCCGTGCCCGCGACCGGCGCGTACTGCCGTTCCATGGCGAGCAACTACAACCACGCCCTCCGTCCGCCGGTCGTCGCCGTGCGGGATGGTGAGGCGCGGGTCATCGTCCGGCGCGAGACGGAGGAAGATCTCCTGCGACTTGATGTCGGCTGA
- the ligD gene encoding non-homologous end-joining DNA ligase, protein MTPITEVEGRRLALSNLDKVLYSATGFTKGEMLHYYASTAEALLPHLRNRPVSFLRFPDGPDGQRFFAKNVPPGTPDWVDTADVPRSEGNIRQIVVNDLATLMWAGNLVTEFHTPQWQADAPAVADRLVLDLDPGDPATIVECCRAGLWLRERLRADGLHAYAKTSGSKGLHLLCALEPTPSEDVTAYAKKLAQEAEAELPGLVVHRMTRSLRPGKVFVDFSQNAAAKTTATPYTLRARREPTVSTPVTWEEVEECDDPAQLVFLAADIAPRLQRQGDLLGPLTDPGQAHPLPHD, encoded by the coding sequence ATGACGCCGATCACCGAGGTGGAGGGGCGGCGGCTGGCCCTCAGCAATCTCGACAAGGTCCTCTACTCCGCGACCGGCTTCACCAAGGGCGAGATGCTGCACTACTACGCCAGCACGGCCGAGGCCCTCCTGCCTCATCTCCGCAACCGGCCCGTCTCCTTCCTTCGCTTCCCGGACGGACCGGACGGGCAGCGCTTCTTCGCCAAGAACGTGCCACCGGGCACCCCCGACTGGGTGGACACCGCCGACGTGCCGCGCTCGGAAGGGAACATCCGGCAGATCGTCGTGAACGATCTGGCCACCCTGATGTGGGCCGGCAACCTCGTCACCGAGTTCCACACCCCCCAGTGGCAGGCCGACGCCCCCGCCGTCGCCGACCGGCTCGTGCTCGACCTGGATCCCGGCGACCCCGCCACCATCGTCGAGTGCTGCCGGGCAGGCCTCTGGCTGCGTGAACGGCTCCGGGCGGACGGCCTGCACGCGTACGCGAAGACCTCGGGATCCAAGGGCCTGCACCTGCTCTGCGCCCTGGAGCCGACGCCCTCCGAGGACGTCACCGCGTACGCGAAGAAGCTCGCCCAGGAAGCCGAGGCCGAACTGCCCGGCCTCGTCGTCCACCGGATGACCCGCAGCCTGCGCCCCGGCAAGGTCTTCGTCGACTTCAGCCAGAACGCCGCCGCGAAGACGACCGCCACCCCCTACACCCTGCGCGCCCGCCGGGAGCCGACGGTCTCCACCCCCGTGACCTGGGAAGAAGTCGAGGAGTGTGATGACCCGGCACAGCTCGTCTTCCTGGCCGCCGACATCGCGCCCCGCCTCCAGCGGCAGGGGGATCTGCTGGGCCCGCTCACCGATCCGGGCCAGGCGCACCCCCTCCCCCACGACTAG
- a CDS encoding response regulator, translated as MDDNKVIRQLIRVNLELEGFEVVTAADGAECLDVVNQVRPDVVTLDVVMPRLDGLRTAARLRSDPRTRDLPIVIVSACTQYEVASGLEVGVDAFLAKPFEPAELLGIVRQLMEHGSGGGAGVGGDGGDGGHSALSSELGAAGEAERAGRPSG; from the coding sequence GTGGACGACAACAAGGTCATCCGGCAGCTGATCAGGGTCAACCTCGAGCTGGAGGGCTTCGAGGTCGTGACCGCGGCTGATGGTGCCGAATGCCTGGATGTGGTGAACCAGGTCAGACCCGATGTCGTCACGCTCGACGTGGTGATGCCTCGCCTCGACGGGCTGCGTACCGCCGCTCGGCTGCGTTCCGATCCGCGGACCCGGGATCTGCCCATCGTCATTGTCAGTGCCTGCACCCAGTACGAGGTGGCCAGCGGGCTCGAGGTCGGGGTGGACGCCTTCCTGGCCAAGCCCTTTGAGCCTGCCGAACTGCTCGGGATCGTACGGCAGTTGATGGAGCACGGCAGTGGTGGTGGCGCCGGTGTTGGCGGTGATGGTGGTGACGGCGGGCACAGTGCGCTCAGCAGTGAGCTCGGGGCCGCCGGAGAAGCCGAGCGCGCCGGCCGCCCCAGCGGCTGA
- the nrtL gene encoding ArgS-related anticodon-binding protein NrtL: protein MTPVELSRTVLRAMRRAVDDGELSGLGDVGATARVVVERPRPGGCGDYATNVALQIARAAGQSPRQVAEVLSPRLAGEPGIAAIDITGPGFLNITLERDGGPGNTGSARAALVRDVLTCGASYGHARPGSGEAEVHQLHFPREVRAAVLADSLRRILLSQGARVRNTCEEAPDPGWAPLGVHVDAYGIHPSPLKVLRPVPAPADPAPLGPDAARWALLHPAAHDRPRISSDEHLVQRAVNPLFRVRYACSRTRALTRNAAALGFHSAPGDVTADELLDALAEYPRILAATARHRAPDRLARHLVVTADAFLAFEPAVLPLGDEKPLAAHRARLALAEAAGTVLAGGLSLLGISAPEYL from the coding sequence GTGACCCCCGTCGAGCTCTCCCGCACCGTGCTGCGCGCCATGCGTCGTGCCGTCGATGACGGGGAGCTCAGTGGCCTCGGGGACGTGGGGGCCACGGCGCGGGTCGTCGTCGAGCGCCCCCGCCCCGGCGGGTGTGGGGACTACGCCACGAACGTCGCCCTGCAGATCGCCCGCGCCGCCGGGCAGTCGCCCCGGCAGGTCGCCGAAGTGCTCTCCCCGCGGCTCGCGGGCGAGCCCGGCATCGCCGCCATCGACATCACCGGGCCCGGTTTCCTGAACATCACCCTCGAGCGGGACGGCGGCCCCGGGAACACCGGCAGTGCCCGCGCCGCCCTCGTACGTGACGTCCTCACCTGCGGCGCCTCCTACGGACACGCCCGTCCCGGCTCCGGCGAAGCAGAAGTCCACCAGCTTCACTTCCCCCGCGAAGTCCGCGCCGCCGTCCTCGCCGATTCCCTCCGCCGCATCCTCCTCTCCCAGGGGGCCCGCGTACGGAACACCTGTGAGGAGGCGCCCGACCCCGGCTGGGCCCCCCTCGGCGTACACGTCGACGCGTACGGGATCCACCCCTCCCCCCTCAAGGTCCTACGGCCCGTCCCCGCCCCGGCCGACCCCGCCCCCCTCGGCCCCGACGCCGCCCGCTGGGCCCTTCTCCACCCCGCCGCCCACGACCGGCCCCGCATCAGCAGCGACGAGCACCTCGTCCAGCGAGCGGTCAACCCCCTCTTCCGCGTGCGGTACGCCTGCTCCCGCACCCGCGCCCTCACCCGCAACGCCGCCGCCCTCGGTTTCCACAGCGCCCCGGGGGACGTCACCGCGGACGAGCTGCTCGATGCCCTCGCCGAGTACCCCCGCATCCTGGCCGCCACCGCCCGGCACCGTGCGCCCGACCGCCTTGCCCGGCATCTCGTCGTCACCGCCGATGCCTTCCTCGCCTTCGAGCCCGCCGTCCTGCCGCTTGGTGACGAGAAACCCTTGGCCGCCCACCGCGCCCGGCTCGCGCTCGCCGAAGCCGCCGGGACGGTGCTCGCAGGCGGCCTGTCCCTGCTCGGCATCAGTGCCCCCGAGTACTTGTGA
- the ku gene encoding non-homologous end joining protein Ku: MRSIWNGAISFGLVSIPIKLVNATENHSISFRQIHTEDGGRVRYRKVCELEEREVTSAEIGKGYEDADGSIIPITDEDLAALPIPTAKTIEIVAFVPADGVDPMQMDTAYYLSANGVPAAKPYTLLREALKRSQKVAIARYALRGRERLGMLRVVDDVIAMHALLWPDEIRGPEGVAPDTQVKVRDAELDLADALMDTLGEVDVSTLHDDYRAAVEELVTAKAEGTTPTEPAAEGDSGGGKVIDLMAALEKSVRAAKRGGGNGPGAGAGAEVTPLERGGRKRTAAKTTPKEVGGKKSTAQKTTTAKKTTTAKKTTTAKKSTAKKPATKKTTKKRTSA; encoded by the coding sequence GTGCGATCCATATGGAACGGTGCGATCTCCTTCGGCTTGGTCAGCATCCCGATCAAGCTCGTGAACGCCACCGAGAACCACTCGATCTCCTTCCGGCAGATCCATACGGAGGACGGGGGCCGGGTCCGCTATCGCAAGGTGTGCGAGCTGGAGGAGCGGGAGGTGACGTCCGCCGAGATCGGCAAGGGGTACGAGGACGCGGACGGCTCGATCATCCCGATCACGGACGAGGATCTGGCGGCCCTGCCGATTCCGACGGCCAAGACGATCGAGATCGTCGCCTTCGTGCCGGCGGACGGGGTCGATCCGATGCAGATGGACACGGCGTACTACTTGTCGGCCAATGGAGTGCCCGCGGCGAAGCCGTACACGCTGCTGCGGGAGGCGCTGAAGCGGAGCCAGAAGGTGGCGATCGCCAGGTATGCGCTGCGGGGGCGGGAACGGCTGGGGATGCTGCGGGTGGTGGACGACGTGATCGCGATGCACGCACTGCTGTGGCCGGACGAGATCCGGGGCCCGGAGGGCGTGGCTCCGGACACCCAGGTCAAGGTGCGGGACGCGGAACTGGACCTGGCGGACGCACTGATGGACACGCTGGGCGAGGTCGACGTGTCCACCCTCCACGACGACTACCGCGCGGCGGTGGAGGAACTGGTCACCGCCAAGGCCGAGGGCACGACCCCCACGGAGCCGGCCGCTGAGGGGGATTCGGGCGGGGGCAAGGTGATCGACTTGATGGCGGCACTGGAGAAGAGCGTGCGCGCGGCGAAGAGGGGCGGGGGGAACGGGCCCGGGGCCGGGGCGGGGGCGGAGGTGACGCCGCTGGAGCGGGGTGGACGAAAGCGGACTGCGGCGAAGACGACGCCGAAGGAGGTAGGGGGCAAGAAGTCGACGGCGCAGAAGACGACGACGGCGAAGAAGACGACGACGGCGAAGAAGACGACGACGGCGAAGAAGTCGACCGCGAAGAAGCCGGCGACAAAAAAGACGACGAAGAAGCGAACTTCGGCTTAG
- a CDS encoding DUF1254 domain-containing protein has protein sequence MTDGTTDLQALAAEAYIYGYPMVLNLDEVDRLSRKGMGSVVAPAPFNEFSHATRLAGPDDPFVSVNNDTIYSLAQLDLSGGALLLTVPDTDGRYYVLQFVDAWTNNFAYVGRRATGTGPASFLLTPPGWDEEVPPGATRIAVPTEVASIVGRWACSGPDDVAAVRALQEDTHLEPYWTASGESHGLPTHTYIPDAQPELLFYEKLRARMAAFPPAPADLTYQQQFAPLGLLDAQSPYATPDPDLAEALRAGFAEGKEKVEYASTHGDSAEQNGWKLMYHAFDYNADHFEVGTLKDPQWICADRELGRMLRAVSAHTALWGEHCYEAACATAWTDADGQPLEGEQSYTLRFEKPPPVDAFWAITMYGVPDRHLVANPLDRYSIGDRTPGLSYDDDGSLTLRLQSRRPADDKTAKNWLPTPPQGSFRPILRMYTPQAAVFDGTYELPPIHRS, from the coding sequence ATGACCGACGGCACGACCGATCTCCAGGCGCTGGCGGCCGAGGCGTACATCTACGGCTACCCGATGGTGCTCAACCTCGACGAAGTCGACCGCCTCTCCCGCAAAGGCATGGGCTCGGTGGTGGCCCCCGCACCGTTCAACGAGTTCAGCCACGCGACCCGTCTCGCGGGCCCGGACGACCCCTTCGTGAGCGTCAACAACGACACGATCTACTCGCTGGCCCAGCTCGATCTGTCCGGCGGCGCCCTGCTCCTGACGGTCCCGGACACGGACGGCCGCTACTACGTCCTGCAGTTCGTGGACGCCTGGACCAACAACTTCGCGTACGTGGGCCGCCGCGCCACCGGCACCGGCCCGGCCAGCTTCCTGCTCACGCCGCCGGGCTGGGACGAAGAGGTCCCGCCGGGCGCCACCCGGATCGCCGTGCCGACGGAGGTGGCGTCGATCGTCGGCCGGTGGGCCTGCTCGGGCCCGGACGACGTGGCGGCGGTACGCGCGCTCCAGGAGGACACGCACCTGGAGCCGTACTGGACGGCATCCGGAGAGTCCCACGGGCTGCCGACCCACACGTACATCCCCGACGCCCAACCGGAGCTCCTCTTCTACGAGAAGCTCCGGGCGAGGATGGCTGCCTTCCCGCCCGCGCCCGCCGACCTGACGTACCAACAACAGTTCGCCCCGCTGGGCCTGTTGGACGCGCAGAGCCCCTACGCGACCCCCGATCCCGACCTCGCCGAAGCCCTGCGCGCGGGATTCGCCGAGGGCAAGGAGAAGGTCGAGTACGCCTCGACCCACGGGGACAGCGCGGAGCAGAACGGCTGGAAGCTGATGTACCACGCCTTCGACTACAACGCAGACCACTTCGAGGTCGGCACGCTCAAGGACCCCCAATGGATTTGTGCCGACCGGGAGTTGGGCCGCATGTTGCGCGCGGTGTCGGCCCACACGGCGCTCTGGGGCGAACACTGCTACGAAGCGGCGTGCGCAACGGCATGGACCGACGCTGACGGCCAACCCCTGGAGGGCGAGCAGTCCTACACTCTGCGCTTCGAGAAGCCGCCGCCGGTGGACGCGTTCTGGGCGATCACGATGTACGGCGTACCCGACCGCCACTTGGTCGCCAACCCCCTCGACCGATACTCCATCGGCGACCGCACCCCGGGCCTGAGCTACGACGACGACGGCTCCCTGACCCTCCGCCTCCAGTCACGCCGCCCCGCCGACGACAAGACGGCAAAGAACTGGCTGCCCACACCACCGCAGGGCAGCTTCCGCCCGATCCTGCGGATGTACACGCCCCAAGCAGCGGTCTTCGATGGCACCTACGAACTACCCCCGATCCACCGGAGCTAG